Part of the Dasania marina DSM 21967 genome, CCGTATCGCCCCATTGTTTGCTGCCTTCAGCTTATATGCCCACGTAGCTGTTGCCGAAGGCGACAGCCCGCAGCCCCAACCCCAACAATGGTACCAAGTGGAAATGCTGGTATTTGCCAATAACAACCCTGATGCCGCCTTAGGTGAGCAGTGGCCAGAGGAGTTGGGATTAAAATACCCCGCCGCTATTATTAACCTACAACCGCCGATTAGCGCTATAACAACCGAATCGCCGCTACCGTCATTAACCGGCCTACAAACTGCAGCATCGGCTGATCAAGCCCAGCCATCTATCACACCGTTAAAAGCCTTTGTCACGCTGCCAACAGAGCAACACCAACTCACCGAAGTCGCCCGCAATGTTAACGGCGAATATGCGTTTAGGCCGCTGTTTCATCAAGCCTGGCGCCAAACCATTGATGAACGCGACGAATCCCTGAGCATAGTCATTACCGGTGGCGCAGCCTTTGATAATCATTTTGAATTAGAAGGCAGTATTAAGATTAGCGTGGAGCGCTACCTGCACATACACACCGATTTATGGCTAAACCGGTTTATTAGTAACGTGGGTGACGAACAACCTAATTGGCCGCTACTACCGCCCATACCCCAAAGCCTAGATGAGCGTGACGCCTCGCAGCTACCTATCGCCCCACCCTCATTGATGACGGAAGACAATGGCTTGCCTGCAGCAATAGAACAAGCCCCAGCCACCGACCCCTTACAAGGTGCTAATCAGTTTTTGGCGCAGCAGCTAGCTTATTTGCAAGACAACCACTATCGGGTAGAAAAAACCATTGTGATGCGCCAGCATAGACGCATGCGCAGCGACGAGCTGCACTATATAGATCACCCCTTAATGGGTGTGTTGATACGTATAACGCCCTACCAAGCCAACGTCGAGGGCGCTGACACTAACTAGGTTGATGCTAATTCAGTGGATCGCTAATAATAACAGGCAGTGCTTGGCTCAATAGCCCTCTAACCTGCCCCATACCCTGCGCTATCACCTTGTGGATATCGTCCATGGTAATCAGCTGCTCGCTACAGCCCGCCGCCGGGTTAACCACCAAACACAGGCTGGCATAATTTATCGCGAACTCTCTAGCCAGTGCCGCTTCAGGCATCGCCGTCATACCCACTACATCGCAACCATCCTGCGCCATACGCTTGATTTCAGCGGCGGTTTCTAAACGCGGACCCTGTGTTACGCCGTAGACTCCGGCATCGTGTACGGGGAGGTTTACGGCCTTAGCGGCAGCTAGCAACTGGCTGCGCAAGCTTGCACTAAAAGGGTGAGTAAAATCTATATGCTGCAGAGGATTACTCTCGCCATCAAAAAAACTCTGCTCGCGGCTATGGCTGTAATCAATCAGTTGATCGGGTAGCACCAAACTGGCCGCAGGCATAGCCGGGTTAATCCCGCCCACCGCATTAACGGCAATAATGTCGCTAACCCCTAGTTGCTTAAGCGCCCAGATATTGGCCCGGTAATTCACTTTATGGGGGGCGATGGTGTGCGGATTGCCGTGGCGCGCCAAAAACACGCAGCTTAGATCTGATAACTGGCTGCGCACTATCTCGCTAGAAGTTTCGCCATAAGGCGTCACCCTGCCCCCCACAGTGCCGCTCGCTACACCATCACCGGTAAACTCTTGTAAGCCGGTGCCACCGATAATGGCAACTATGCGCTGCTTAGTCATGGGCCGCCTTATTCGGATTGGCTTGCCGTTAAAGCAGCTTGCTGCTCTAACTGCAGAGGGCCAACTTTAAGGGTAGTGGTTGGGTAGGCAATATCAGCATCGTGCTTAGCGATAATCGCTAACACCTCCAATAACACCTGCTGTTTGATTTTGTGGTACTCAACCCAGTTGGTGGTTTTGGTGAACGTGTAAATAAAGAATTCCAAAGACGATGCCGCAAAAGCATTGAAGTTAACCATCAGGGTTTTATCAGTGTCGATATCCTCATTGGCCAACAAATAGGCTTTGACCTCCTCAACGATGGTGCCGACCTTATCAGCATCATCATAGCGTAAACCTATGGTTTCATAGATACGCCGATTTAGCATGCGCGAAGGGTTTTCTACCGTGATTTGAGCAAAGGTGCTATTGGGCACATACAGTGGCCGCGAATCAAAGGTGCGTATACGGGTTTGCCGCCAACCTATGTCCTCCACCGTACCTTCTATAGATCTATCGGGTGAACGTATCCAGTCGCCAATAATAAAAGGCCGGTCTAAATACACCATTAAGCCGCCGAAAAAGTTAGCTAATAAATCCTTGGCCGCAAAGCCTATGGCTATGCCGCCGACACCGCCAAAGGCCAGCACCCCGGAAATACTAAAACCCAAAGTTTGCAGCATCATTAAACTAGCGGTAATAATCACCGCCGTACGCAATAGTTTACCTAAAGCAAAAACAGTGGCCTCATCAACCGAGGATTCAGCGCTGTCGCCAGCAATTAATTGCTGCTCTATACGCTTAACCAAGCGTACTAAAAACCACGTTAATATGGCAATGAACAGCACTTCTCTAGTGGGCGCTATCAACGTAAAAATATAGGCCTCAGACTTTGCTCGTATAATATCCAGTACCAAGCTAGCGCCCATTAACCACACCATAATAAAAGCGGGCCTACGACCGGCGGCAAAAATAGCATCATCCCACTTATTAGCCGTTTTTTTAAACTGCCGCTCTAAGCGCGAAAATAAAAAGCGAACAAAATAGCTGACGATTAAGGTTAGCAGTACCACCGCAAAGACTTCCCACAGCCAGGGGTAATCTTCTAACTGAAAAACATCAAGTAAATCTTGTAAGAAATTGATAGCCATTGCCCTCTCTTTTTCATTTTTCTGTGCCTATAAACAAACGGCAGCCTAAGTAATTTATACAATTTTATCCAGTAATTATGCATTTATATACCATAAGCATATTAAAACTAGCTGGCATTTACCGCATTTACCTACACCAAAAGCTAAGCCATTGAATCATCACTGTTTTTTTATTGATTGCAATTGATTACCGGCTGTGTTGATGCATTTTTGCTCTTTTTATAACACTGGACAGTAAAAATTTAGCTGTTATTACTTGTGTGTAGCCATAAGAAATGAGGATAAAAGCAATGAGAAATATTATGCCTAGTGTTGGCAATTGGTATAAAGAATTACAGGGTGGCGGTATTTTTGAGGTCGTTGCCGTAGACGATATAAGTCAAACCATAGAAACACAGCATATCGATGGCGAGATTAACGAATTTGATCTTGAAAACTGGCATGAATTACAACTATTGGAAGTAGAGGAACCTGAGGATTGGCGCAATGCTTATGAGCTAAGTCATGAAGACTCGCTAGATCCCGATGCCGCCATACGCCCCGAAGAATGGTCCAGCCCTGTTAGTTACATAGAAACCGATATTATGAATGGTGTGCTGGACGACATGTAAAGCCTTCTACTGCAGTCGTTCAATTTAACTAATCAGCAGCCCAGGGAATAATAAAAAGGCTTGCAGTGCCGACAATGCTGTATATAATCACAGCCACTGTACATAAAAACAGACGGATTGGACATGAGTAAATTAACCGCACGCCAGGCCGAAGTATTAGCCCTAATAAAAACCCATATAGAAGAAACCGGCTACCCACCTACCCGCGCCGAAATTGCCAAGGATCTGGGCTTTAAATCCGCCAACGCCGCCGAAGAACATTTAAAAGCGCTGGCCCGCAAAGGTGCCATAGAAGTTATCCCCGGTGCCTCTAGAGGCATACGCTTACCCGAAAACAAGGGTATACCCATCGTGGGACAAGTTGCCGCTGGCAGCCCTATACTGGCTACTGAGCACATAGAAGATTATTGCGAAATGCCCAGCTCGTTCTTTAGCCCCCATGCCGATTATTTTTTAAGAGTACGCGGCGACAGCATGATAGATGTGGGCATATATGAAGGGGATTTACTGGCCGTACACCGCACAGCGCAGGCCAATAATGGCGAGATTGTGATTGCCCGCATCGATGATGAAGTCACCGTTAAACGCTACAAAACCACACGCAGTAAATATCAAATACAACTACTACCCGAAAACCCCGACTACCAACCTATAGAGGTAGATTTGAGGCAGCAAGACTTTGCTATAGAGGGTTTAAGTGTAGGCGTGGTTAGGCGCAGCTCTTAAGCCTTGTGCTGTTGTGCTAAACAGCGTTTGTTTTATTCAACAGCAGCAGTAATAACGGACCACCAAACTATTGGCCGCTTAAGCTAAAACGTTCTCCACAACTTTCTATATAAGCGTCCTCACTTTGCAACTGCGCATCATCGATAAGATGGTAGTAGCAGTTGCGCGATATTCTGGCACTCAACCCCCGGTCTACCAGCAATATAGGTATAGGTTCACCCTGCGGGTTGCTACTGACTTGCAACGGGTATTGTTTTGATAAGACGTATTTGGCGCCGGTATTGAGGGTAAAAATAAACGCTGGCTGGCCCTGCTCCTGCAGTATTTGATAGTCTATAGCCTGAAAAACCTCAGCCTCAACCCGAATACGCCATTTTTCTACGGGGGTAAGCAGATAGTACTCGCCATCGTCTTCGCGCCTTAAGATAGAGGCAAACAAACGCAGCAAGGGTTGCCGCTTAATCTCGCCGCCTTCATGCCACCATGATCCATCCTCTTTAATAACGATATCAATATCGCCACTCAAAGTAGGCTGCCACTGTTCAACAGGAGGGCGCTGAGGCTGGTCTTTTAGGTAAGCCTCTATACTGGCTAATGATTTACTGGCCACCACTAAGCTCCGCAGCTACGGCCAACATAGGTTTATGCAGCAGTGTTGTGATATTTTCACCGGCAAATGACAACAACGATTTACTGGCCTTTAGGCTCACCTTATCCACCACTTTTGCCGAGTTGACATCATAAAGGGTAATTAATACATCGGCCTGTTGATAGCCGGCTTCGTAACTGCCATCCAGATTTTGAAATTGCTGTAACGAACTTAGCGTAAACACTGCCAAAAAACTGGCCCGCTGCGATTTGGCCTGCTGTAACGCTGCCGCAAATGTGTTGGTATTCACCGACACTGCTCGGGCAAAATACACCGCAAAGGCCTGCTCTGACACCTGCAATAAAGGTTGCTGTATGTTTTTATCAGCCACTAGCCCAGCAATGACGAAACTGCTTTCGCGGGCATAAACATAGCTGTGCCAGCGGCTAATATTATAGTCATTAACTATGCCCAATTGGCGAGAGTAATGCTGAGCCCCATCAATAATATAGGCGGGCTCGCAAGCTGTGAGTAGTAATGCCAACACGGCAGCCCCAGCCACTTTACAGCTATTCATAGGTTTATCCTTCACTCTATTTTTATGGCTACGGTTTTACAGCAATTTTAGGCTAAAAAAAAGCCTTCACAAGGAAGGCTGTTTTAACTTACTTTAAAACGCGGACGGTGATGACGCCTTCGACGTCTAAGATTTTTTTCAGCACCTCGTCGCTAGGCACCTGCGCCACATCAATTAAGTTGTAGGCTATATCGTCTCGACTCTTATTAATCATATCCACCACGTTAATATCCTCATCCGCCAATAGGCTGAGGATAGTACCTAGCATCTTGGGAACGTTGCGGTTGGCAATAGCCAAACGCGGGGAGTCCGCTCTTTCCATAGCAATGCTGGGAAAGTTAACGGAATTTTTAATATTACCGTTTTCGATAAAGTCTTTAATTTGATCTGCTGCCATTACCGCACAGTTATCTTCTGCTTCATCAGTCGATGCGCCTATGTGTGGCGTTAAGATCGTATTGGGCACACCAATCAAGCCGGGCTCGGGGAAGTCGGCAATATACTGGCCTAAATCACCATCGTTTAATGCACTGATAACCGCGGCTGTATCAACAATCTCAGCACGAGCAAAGTTTAATAAACGCAGGTCTTTTTTACAGCTGGCCAATAGCTCACGGTTAATTAAACCGCGAGTAGCGTCTAATACCGGTAAATGCAGGGTAATATAGTCACACTTTGAAAACAGGCTGTTGAGGTTTTCTATACGCTCAACACTGCTAGGTAAGCGCCAAGCTGACGCTACCGACAATGCAGGGTCATAACCTTTAACCCTCATGCCCAGCTCTAAAGCTGCATCAGCAACCATCGAACCTATCGCGCCTAGACCCACAACACCCAGGGTTTTACCGGCTAATTCGTTACCTTTATAATTCTTTTTCTCTTTTTCCAACAAGGCGTTCATTTCAGCCTTATCCGTCATATCCTTTAGCGTGTCTACGTACTGCACACCCTGTAAAATTCCACGAGAACCCAAGCAGAGAGCAGCAATAATTAATTCTTTAACCGCGTTAGCGTTGGCACCAGGGGTGTTGAATACAGGAATACCACGTTCAGTACAGGCGTCAACGGGAATGTTGTTAACACCGGCACCAGCTCTGGCAATGCCCAATACTGATTCAGCAATGTCTTGGGACTGAAGTTTGTGGCTGCGTAATAAAATCGCTTCAGGATGAGTGAACTCACTGGCAATTTCATAGTGCTCGCGGGGTAGTCTTTCCAAACCTACTACTGAAATTTGGTTTAGGGTTAATATTTTATGCACGATGTACTCCTAGATTACAAAAAAACGGTGCCATTACAGTATCGTAATGTCGGCGCTAGCTTTGATAGCCTGCTGGTAAGCTTCTAGGCTTTGGGTACTACTAGCGCTGTATAACTGGGCTTCAATAGCCTGCTGTTCGCCTACACTTAAATCGCTGATGTTGCCTTCAACAACTTTCGTTAAACCAGCAATCACCACATCGCCATTACGTAAACTATGAATGGCATGGGTGACCGTGGTGGCAGGTTTGGGCTTGACCATGGCAAATATTGCAGTGCTCAGCTCACGGCTGGCCTTGCTAGTAATACGGCTCACGTCCTGCTCAGCATTAACGGTATATTTATTACCAGCCTGTAAATCGGCAAAACTGCTTTCGCCGCTACGTAGCGCAACCAATAATTGTTCGGCCTCCACTTTGAGGCGTTCGGCGGCCTTGGCTTTTTTAAGATTGAGGGCAATTTGCTCGCTAACCTCGGCAAACGGCTTGGCCTCTGCGGGCTTGTGCTCCAATACCCGCACCACGATATAGTGGTCGGCGGCTAACTCAAGCACCGCACTGTTATTGCCTTCTTTTAACACTTCATCGCTAAAGGCGGCTTTAATGACGCGTGGCTTACTGAGTACACCAGCCTTATCGCTGCGCCCCAGCCAATCAGACTGCTGCACCGTAAGATCAAGATCTTTGGCCGGGCCTTTCAGATCAGCGGAGTTAAAGACTAAATCACGTAACTGCTCCACCCGGTTAACGAACTCGGATTCAGATTGTTCTAATGCTAAGCGCTGTTTAATCGCAAGCTTGCGATCATCGTAGCTGGGTTGCTCAACGGTTTTAATATCGGTAACCAGTATTAAGTGTACACCCGCCTCTGTTACCACAGGCTCAGATACTACCCCCTGCTCGGCGCTAAACAGCACCTGTTCAAAGGCTGCGGGGAATGCGCCACCACTGCTATAACCGAGGTCGCCGCCGACAAAGGCTGAACCGGTATCTTCAGAGTGTTGCTCGGCAATGCTAGCAAAGTCTTCGCCGGCTGCAATTTTAGCTTTTAGCTCAACTGCTAGAGCTTTAGTATCAGCTTCATTACGCTGCTCGTTAATCTCTAATAAGATATGCGACGCTTTGCGCTCTTCAGAACCATTAAAGTCGGCCATTTCCAACTCGTAGGCGGTTTTGATCTGCGCTTCCTCTACCGGCTGCACAAAGTCGCTTTGTTTCACTTCTACATAAGCCAACTTAAGCTTGGGTTCGCGCTGGTAACGTTGGATATTGTCTTGGTAATAGCTGTTTAATTCTTCGTCGCTAAGCTCAACGGCAGAAAGCTGCTCGCTGATAGCGAGGGTTATATAGTCAAAGCTACGCTTTTGGCCCACGATGCTAGCGGTGTAATTTAACGCTTGCTGAGTCACAAAGTCTGAGCCGGCTATGCCGCTGGACAGTTGGCGAATAATGACATCATTACGCAATAGCTGTTTAAAATAACTCATGCTATAGCCATTGCTGCGTAACACATTTTCATAGAGTTGCGGAGAGAATTTACCGTCTTGCTGAAACTGCGGCATATTGACGATTAGTTGATCTATTGCGGCAGGTGCTGCCGTGATACCCAGTTCAGCGGCTTTTTGTAGCAACAGTTTTTGTTGAATTAACTGCTCCATCGCCGACTGCTTAATAAGTTCATCGTTAAGCATGCTAGGGTCGGCATTTTCACCCATAGACTCCAATAGGCGTCTTTGTTGCACACGTACGGCCTGCTCCAGCTCTATTACGGATAGCTCTTCACCGTTGATCTCTGCTGCAGCATTACTGCCGCTATTACCCAGCAAGCTCTCTACGCCTGCCGCTGCAAAAATGACCACGATCAGGCTCACTATTATTTTGGCAACAATGCCCTGT contains:
- a CDS encoding CsiV family protein, which gives rise to MIYRRIAPLFAAFSLYAHVAVAEGDSPQPQPQQWYQVEMLVFANNNPDAALGEQWPEELGLKYPAAIINLQPPISAITTESPLPSLTGLQTAASADQAQPSITPLKAFVTLPTEQHQLTEVARNVNGEYAFRPLFHQAWRQTIDERDESLSIVITGGAAFDNHFELEGSIKISVERYLHIHTDLWLNRFISNVGDEQPNWPLLPPIPQSLDERDASQLPIAPPSLMTEDNGLPAAIEQAPATDPLQGANQFLAQQLAYLQDNHYRVEKTIVMRQHRRMRSDELHYIDHPLMGVLIRITPYQANVEGADTN
- a CDS encoding S-methyl-5'-thioinosine phosphorylase; the encoded protein is MTKQRIVAIIGGTGLQEFTGDGVASGTVGGRVTPYGETSSEIVRSQLSDLSCVFLARHGNPHTIAPHKVNYRANIWALKQLGVSDIIAVNAVGGINPAMPAASLVLPDQLIDYSHSREQSFFDGESNPLQHIDFTHPFSASLRSQLLAAAKAVNLPVHDAGVYGVTQGPRLETAAEIKRMAQDGCDVVGMTAMPEAALAREFAINYASLCLVVNPAAGCSEQLITMDDIHKVIAQGMGQVRGLLSQALPVIISDPLN
- a CDS encoding mechanosensitive ion channel family protein, with protein sequence MAINFLQDLLDVFQLEDYPWLWEVFAVVLLTLIVSYFVRFLFSRLERQFKKTANKWDDAIFAAGRRPAFIMVWLMGASLVLDIIRAKSEAYIFTLIAPTREVLFIAILTWFLVRLVKRIEQQLIAGDSAESSVDEATVFALGKLLRTAVIITASLMMLQTLGFSISGVLAFGGVGGIAIGFAAKDLLANFFGGLMVYLDRPFIIGDWIRSPDRSIEGTVEDIGWRQTRIRTFDSRPLYVPNSTFAQITVENPSRMLNRRIYETIGLRYDDADKVGTIVEEVKAYLLANEDIDTDKTLMVNFNAFAASSLEFFIYTFTKTTNWVEYHKIKQQVLLEVLAIIAKHDADIAYPTTTLKVGPLQLEQQAALTASQSE
- a CDS encoding DUF6763 family protein, giving the protein MRNIMPSVGNWYKELQGGGIFEVVAVDDISQTIETQHIDGEINEFDLENWHELQLLEVEEPEDWRNAYELSHEDSLDPDAAIRPEEWSSPVSYIETDIMNGVLDDM
- the lexA gene encoding transcriptional repressor LexA, which translates into the protein MSKLTARQAEVLALIKTHIEETGYPPTRAEIAKDLGFKSANAAEEHLKALARKGAIEVIPGASRGIRLPENKGIPIVGQVAAGSPILATEHIEDYCEMPSSFFSPHADYFLRVRGDSMIDVGIYEGDLLAVHRTAQANNGEIVIARIDDEVTVKRYKTTRSKYQIQLLPENPDYQPIEVDLRQQDFAIEGLSVGVVRRSS
- a CDS encoding DUF1285 domain-containing protein — translated: MASKSLASIEAYLKDQPQRPPVEQWQPTLSGDIDIVIKEDGSWWHEGGEIKRQPLLRLFASILRREDDGEYYLLTPVEKWRIRVEAEVFQAIDYQILQEQGQPAFIFTLNTGAKYVLSKQYPLQVSSNPQGEPIPILLVDRGLSARISRNCYYHLIDDAQLQSEDAYIESCGERFSLSGQ
- a CDS encoding DUF4823 domain-containing protein; protein product: MNSCKVAGAAVLALLLTACEPAYIIDGAQHYSRQLGIVNDYNISRWHSYVYARESSFVIAGLVADKNIQQPLLQVSEQAFAVYFARAVSVNTNTFAAALQQAKSQRASFLAVFTLSSLQQFQNLDGSYEAGYQQADVLITLYDVNSAKVVDKVSLKASKSLLSFAGENITTLLHKPMLAVAAELSGGQ
- a CDS encoding phosphoglycerate dehydrogenase, with product MHKILTLNQISVVGLERLPREHYEIASEFTHPEAILLRSHKLQSQDIAESVLGIARAGAGVNNIPVDACTERGIPVFNTPGANANAVKELIIAALCLGSRGILQGVQYVDTLKDMTDKAEMNALLEKEKKNYKGNELAGKTLGVVGLGAIGSMVADAALELGMRVKGYDPALSVASAWRLPSSVERIENLNSLFSKCDYITLHLPVLDATRGLINRELLASCKKDLRLLNFARAEIVDTAAVISALNDGDLGQYIADFPEPGLIGVPNTILTPHIGASTDEAEDNCAVMAADQIKDFIENGNIKNSVNFPSIAMERADSPRLAIANRNVPKMLGTILSLLADEDINVVDMINKSRDDIAYNLIDVAQVPSDEVLKKILDVEGVITVRVLK
- a CDS encoding SurA N-terminal domain-containing protein; the protein is MLQNIRDNSQGIVAKIIVSLIVVIFAAAGVESLLGNSGSNAAAEINGEELSVIELEQAVRVQQRRLLESMGENADPSMLNDELIKQSAMEQLIQQKLLLQKAAELGITAAPAAIDQLIVNMPQFQQDGKFSPQLYENVLRSNGYSMSYFKQLLRNDVIIRQLSSGIAGSDFVTQQALNYTASIVGQKRSFDYITLAISEQLSAVELSDEELNSYYQDNIQRYQREPKLKLAYVEVKQSDFVQPVEEAQIKTAYELEMADFNGSEERKASHILLEINEQRNEADTKALAVELKAKIAAGEDFASIAEQHSEDTGSAFVGGDLGYSSGGAFPAAFEQVLFSAEQGVVSEPVVTEAGVHLILVTDIKTVEQPSYDDRKLAIKQRLALEQSESEFVNRVEQLRDLVFNSADLKGPAKDLDLTVQQSDWLGRSDKAGVLSKPRVIKAAFSDEVLKEGNNSAVLELAADHYIVVRVLEHKPAEAKPFAEVSEQIALNLKKAKAAERLKVEAEQLLVALRSGESSFADLQAGNKYTVNAEQDVSRITSKASRELSTAIFAMVKPKPATTVTHAIHSLRNGDVVIAGLTKVVEGNISDLSVGEQQAIEAQLYSASSTQSLEAYQQAIKASADITIL